Proteins encoded within one genomic window of Synechococcus sp. MW101C3:
- a CDS encoding class III extradiol ring-cleavage dioxygenase, producing the protein MVACLTTIAATIERPSAILVVSAHWEEQQPTVTAGANPSLLYDYSGFPNESYEIQYPCPGDPPLACAIAAALAEAGIEARLTTTRGLDHGLFVPLKIMFPAAEIPCVQLSLLRSLDPAQHLALGRALQGLADPGLLLIGSGFSFHNMKAFFTPDTAESKAMNGAFENWLLDTCSNRQLAEQERSQRLLHWQDAPFARYCHPREEHLLPLHVCYGYAASACSSSYELQILHKRACMVLWEVEA; encoded by the coding sequence ATGGTTGCTTGCCTGACAACCATTGCCGCCACGATCGAGCGGCCTTCCGCCATCCTTGTCGTGAGTGCCCATTGGGAAGAGCAGCAACCCACTGTGACTGCCGGCGCGAATCCGTCGCTTCTCTACGACTACAGCGGATTTCCAAACGAGTCGTACGAGATTCAGTATCCATGCCCGGGTGATCCGCCGCTGGCGTGCGCCATCGCTGCGGCGCTGGCTGAAGCTGGCATCGAGGCCCGCCTCACGACCACGAGAGGATTGGATCATGGCCTGTTCGTGCCTCTGAAGATCATGTTTCCCGCGGCAGAGATCCCGTGCGTGCAGCTGTCTTTGCTTCGCAGCCTGGACCCTGCCCAGCATCTGGCCCTGGGCCGTGCCCTGCAAGGCCTGGCAGATCCGGGGTTGCTGCTGATCGGTTCGGGCTTCTCCTTCCACAACATGAAGGCCTTCTTCACGCCCGATACAGCTGAATCCAAGGCGATGAATGGGGCCTTCGAGAACTGGTTGCTCGACACCTGTTCCAACCGCCAGCTCGCTGAACAGGAGCGCAGCCAGCGTCTGCTCCATTGGCAGGACGCCCCTTTTGCCCGCTACTGCCATCCCAGGGAAGAGCATCTTCTGCCGCTGCATGTCTGCTATGGCTATGCGGCCTCGGCCTGTTCCAGCAGCTACGAACTACAGATCCTTCACAAGCGAGCGTGCATGGTGCTCTGGGAGGTTGAGGCCTAG
- a CDS encoding TM0106 family RecB-like putative nuclease, which translates to MPSAHPDRVLTDRLLRSWVRCRRRAWLDRHGPQERRLWTAHRTLQLDDQQRCFVQLLGRKPQRGEAGCADAAPAVVGLRLAGEGPGGLALQAHPPLLLRTSGSSRWGAHAYLPVMARHGRRLTREHRLLMTLWGRLLGEHQDASVGEGLVLAHGARGLEQEHLALGPGLQRQLDDSLPKLADDLQRSQPPPLVNDRKKCVLCSWRGLCDQEAAQQGHLSEVSGIGGKRRELLLDLHVGGVADLAAADPGALADALEVHGEQHREVAERLVAQARVQRDGAPQRIAPLPGQPLLALPELAAAPGVLVYDIESDPDARDDFLHGFLRIERQADGRWPTAAAAGSRYQPLLALHEHGEALLWQRLRRALARSPGWPLLHYGETEAVALVRLAQRQGASEREVAALRARLVDLHVRLRRHWLLPVSSYGLKGVAGWLGFRWSQKGVDGARCLLWWRQWRGDGTAAGRGSHHNLRWILRYNHDDVRATWAVARWLLEQDQSPPHQDPPAPLA; encoded by the coding sequence ATGCCTTCCGCCCACCCCGATCGGGTGCTCACCGACCGGTTGCTGCGCAGCTGGGTCCGCTGCCGTCGCCGCGCCTGGCTCGACCGCCATGGCCCCCAGGAGCGACGACTCTGGACGGCCCACCGCACCCTGCAGCTGGACGATCAGCAGCGCTGCTTTGTGCAGTTGCTGGGCCGCAAGCCCCAGCGGGGTGAGGCGGGTTGCGCCGACGCCGCGCCCGCCGTGGTGGGGCTGCGGCTGGCCGGCGAGGGCCCGGGCGGGCTGGCGCTGCAGGCCCACCCGCCCCTGCTGCTGCGCACCAGCGGCAGCAGCCGCTGGGGCGCCCATGCCTATCTGCCGGTGATGGCGCGCCACGGCCGGCGGCTCACGCGGGAACACCGCCTGCTGATGACGCTCTGGGGCCGGCTGCTGGGGGAGCACCAGGACGCCAGCGTGGGAGAGGGCCTGGTGCTGGCCCACGGCGCCCGCGGGCTGGAGCAGGAACACCTGGCGCTGGGCCCTGGACTGCAGCGCCAGCTCGACGACAGCCTGCCGAAACTGGCGGACGATCTGCAACGGTCTCAGCCGCCACCGCTGGTCAACGACCGCAAAAAGTGCGTGCTCTGCTCCTGGCGGGGCCTGTGCGACCAGGAGGCGGCCCAGCAGGGCCACCTCAGCGAAGTGAGCGGCATCGGCGGCAAACGCCGCGAGCTGCTGCTGGATCTCCATGTGGGCGGGGTGGCGGATCTGGCGGCGGCCGACCCCGGTGCCCTTGCCGATGCGCTGGAGGTGCACGGCGAGCAGCACCGTGAGGTGGCTGAGCGGCTGGTGGCCCAGGCGCGGGTGCAGCGCGACGGCGCTCCGCAACGGATCGCGCCTCTCCCCGGCCAGCCTCTGCTGGCGCTGCCGGAGCTGGCCGCGGCCCCCGGCGTGCTCGTCTACGACATCGAATCCGACCCGGACGCCCGCGACGACTTTCTGCACGGCTTTCTGCGGATCGAGCGGCAGGCCGATGGCCGCTGGCCCACGGCCGCCGCCGCCGGCAGCCGTTACCAGCCGCTGCTGGCCCTGCACGAGCACGGCGAAGCCTTGCTGTGGCAGCGCCTGCGGCGGGCGCTGGCGCGCAGCCCGGGGTGGCCCCTGCTCCACTACGGCGAAACCGAGGCGGTGGCGCTGGTGCGGCTTGCCCAGCGCCAGGGCGCCAGCGAACGGGAGGTGGCGGCGCTGCGGGCGCGGTTGGTGGACCTGCACGTGCGCCTGCGGCGCCACTGGTTGCTGCCGGTGAGCAGCTACGGGCTCAAGGGGGTGGCTGGCTGGCTCGGCTTCCGTTGGAGCCAGAAGGGGGTGGATGGGGCCCGCTGCCTGCTGTGGTGGCGCCAGTGGCGCGGCGATGGCACCGCTGCGGGTCGCGGCAGCCACCACAACCTGCGCTGGATCCTCCGCTACAACCACGACGACGTCCGAGCCACCTGGGCGGTGGCCCGCTGGCTGCTGGAGCAGGACCAATCGCCCCCGCACCAGGACCCGCCGGCACCACTGGCTTAG
- a CDS encoding class I fructose-bisphosphate aldolase, translating to MSLESFRDELASTACTLAARGKGLLAADESTGTIGKRFEAIGVDNTEANRRAYRSLLATTPELNEHISGVILFEETLFQDSVNALGEPGAPLVDLFRSSGIVPGIKVDQGLEPLAGGLEGESWCTGLKGLQERATHAYARGARFAKWRAVLKISAEGSPSDLCVRENAWGLARYARTVQEAGLVPIVEPEILMDGDHDIETTAAVQEWVLRTVYSALSHCGVFLEGSLLKPSLTLPGMACATPPSPDLVAEYTLRTLERTVPVSVPAVLFLSGGLSEEEASVYLNGINQATTPAPWHLGFSYGRALQQSCLKHWAGHDLASGQQALLARARANGLASQGLYAPGSEPSDGAPLFEANYSY from the coding sequence ATGAGCCTCGAGAGCTTTCGCGATGAACTGGCCAGCACAGCCTGCACGCTGGCGGCCCGGGGCAAGGGACTGCTGGCCGCCGATGAATCCACCGGCACGATCGGCAAACGCTTCGAGGCCATCGGTGTGGACAACACCGAGGCGAACCGCCGCGCTTACCGCAGCCTGCTGGCCACCACACCTGAGCTCAACGAGCACATCAGCGGCGTGATCCTGTTTGAGGAAACCTTGTTTCAAGACAGCGTGAATGCGCTGGGCGAACCAGGTGCGCCGCTCGTGGACTTGTTCCGCAGCAGCGGCATCGTTCCCGGCATCAAGGTGGACCAGGGTCTGGAGCCGCTGGCGGGCGGACTGGAGGGAGAGAGCTGGTGCACCGGCCTGAAGGGACTGCAGGAGCGGGCAACGCACGCCTATGCGCGCGGCGCCCGTTTCGCCAAGTGGCGGGCGGTGCTGAAGATTTCCGCCGAGGGATCCCCCTCGGATCTGTGCGTGCGCGAGAACGCCTGGGGCCTGGCCCGCTATGCGCGCACGGTGCAGGAGGCGGGGCTGGTGCCGATCGTGGAGCCGGAAATCCTGATGGATGGAGACCACGACATCGAAACCACTGCCGCCGTGCAGGAGTGGGTGCTGCGCACGGTGTACAGCGCCCTCAGCCACTGCGGTGTGTTCCTGGAGGGCAGCCTGCTCAAGCCGTCGCTCACCCTGCCGGGCATGGCCTGCGCCACCCCGCCCAGCCCCGACCTGGTGGCTGAGTACACCTTGCGCACGCTGGAGCGCACGGTGCCGGTGAGTGTGCCGGCTGTGCTGTTCCTCTCCGGTGGCCTGAGCGAAGAGGAGGCGAGTGTGTATCTCAACGGCATCAATCAAGCCACCACGCCAGCGCCGTGGCACCTGGGCTTTTCCTACGGCCGTGCGCTGCAGCAGTCGTGCCTGAAGCACTGGGCTGGCCACGATCTGGCCTCCGGCCAGCAGGCGCTGTTGGCGCGTGCCCGGGCCAATGGCCTGGCGTCTCAGGGCCTCTATGCGCCCGGCTCAGAACCCTCCGATGGTGCGCCGTTGTTTGAGGCGAATTACAGCTATTAG
- the pyrE gene encoding orotate phosphoribosyltransferase, producing MPPADPAERRRALLPLLADRAYRHGRFTLASGRSSDHYVNCKPVSLSGYGLALLAELMLEQVEDGALAVAGLTLGADPLVSGVALAAALVGRPLDALIVRKEAKGHGTGAWLEGPLPAAGSTITVLEDVVTTGGSSLKAVRQLREAGYVVQRVVTIVDRQEGGLEAMTAAGLELRSLFLLEEIAAAASNNEAAASNHSPTTSN from the coding sequence CTGCCCCCCGCTGATCCGGCGGAACGGCGCCGCGCCCTGCTGCCGCTGCTGGCCGACCGCGCCTATCGCCATGGCCGTTTCACCCTGGCCTCCGGGCGCAGCAGCGACCATTACGTGAACTGCAAACCGGTGAGCCTCAGCGGTTACGGGCTGGCCCTGCTGGCGGAGCTGATGCTGGAGCAGGTGGAAGACGGCGCGCTGGCCGTCGCCGGGCTCACCCTCGGCGCCGATCCGTTGGTGAGCGGCGTCGCGTTGGCGGCGGCGCTGGTGGGACGGCCGCTGGATGCCTTGATCGTGCGCAAGGAGGCAAAAGGCCACGGCACCGGTGCCTGGCTGGAAGGCCCCCTCCCCGCCGCCGGCAGCACGATCACCGTGCTGGAAGACGTGGTCACCACCGGCGGGTCGTCGCTCAAGGCGGTGCGACAACTGCGGGAGGCCGGCTATGTGGTGCAGCGGGTGGTCACGATCGTGGATCGGCAGGAAGGCGGCCTCGAGGCGATGACCGCAGCCGGGCTGGAACTGCGCAGCCTGTTCCTGCTGGAGGAGATCGCCGCGGCCGCCAGCAACAACGAAGCAGCCGCAAGCAACCACTCCCCAACCACCAGCAACTGA
- a CDS encoding phosphoglucomutase/phosphomannomutase family protein, whose amino-acid sequence MASAPLPLEPSPIRFGTDGWRGILGVDITVERLLPVAAAAARELEHSAPPGLHSREVVIGYDRRFLAPELAEAIAAAVRGADLEPLLTDTPVPTPACSWAVVERGALGALVITASHNPPEWLGLKIKGHFGGSVEGDFTARVEKRLEAGGITVPIAGDTPRFDGWAGYLAGLRRLVDTGALRQGLARLGMAVIVDPMHGSAAGGLPALLGQPPAAAPHPAETGGIQEIRSNRDPLFGGHPPEPLEPYLGELIAAVRASTAAGQPALGIVFDGDGDRIAAIDERGRYCSTQLLMPLLIDHLARARGLPGAVVKTVSGSDLMQQVAEGLGRRVIEKPVGFKYIAAEMLSGDVLIGGEESGGVGLGMHLPERDALFVALLVVEAVVEGGLPLGERLDQLREAHGGAGTYDRLDLRLRDMATRQRLEHQLADAAPTEVAGAPVLEVIRTDGVKLRLGASHWLMLRFSGTEPLLRLYCEGPSPERVAAVLAWARQYAEAA is encoded by the coding sequence ATGGCGTCCGCCCCCCTGCCCCTGGAGCCCAGCCCGATCCGGTTCGGCACCGATGGCTGGCGCGGCATCCTTGGCGTCGACATCACGGTGGAGCGGCTGTTGCCGGTGGCAGCCGCCGCCGCCCGCGAGCTGGAGCATTCCGCCCCGCCGGGCCTGCACAGCCGGGAGGTGGTGATCGGCTACGACCGCCGCTTCCTCGCGCCCGAACTGGCCGAGGCGATCGCCGCCGCCGTGCGGGGCGCCGACCTGGAGCCCCTGCTCACCGACACGCCCGTGCCCACCCCCGCCTGCAGCTGGGCGGTGGTGGAGCGCGGCGCCCTGGGCGCCCTGGTGATCACCGCCAGCCACAACCCACCGGAATGGCTCGGGCTCAAGATCAAGGGCCACTTCGGCGGCTCGGTGGAAGGCGACTTCACCGCCCGGGTGGAGAAGCGCCTGGAGGCCGGCGGCATCACCGTGCCGATCGCCGGCGACACCCCCCGCTTCGATGGCTGGGCCGGCTACCTGGCGGGGCTGCGCCGGCTGGTCGACACCGGCGCCCTGCGCCAGGGCCTGGCACGGCTGGGCATGGCGGTGATCGTGGATCCCATGCACGGCTCGGCCGCCGGTGGCCTGCCGGCGCTGCTGGGCCAGCCGCCTGCCGCTGCACCCCACCCGGCTGAAACCGGCGGCATCCAGGAGATCCGCTCGAACCGCGATCCGCTGTTCGGCGGCCATCCCCCCGAACCGCTGGAGCCTTATCTGGGCGAACTGATCGCAGCGGTGCGCGCCAGCACCGCCGCCGGCCAGCCGGCGCTGGGCATCGTGTTCGATGGCGACGGCGACCGCATCGCCGCCATCGACGAGCGGGGCCGCTACTGCAGTACCCAGCTGCTGATGCCACTGCTGATCGATCACCTGGCCCGCGCCCGCGGCCTGCCCGGCGCCGTGGTCAAAACCGTGAGCGGCTCCGACCTGATGCAGCAGGTGGCCGAAGGCCTCGGCCGGCGCGTGATCGAGAAGCCGGTGGGCTTCAAGTACATCGCCGCCGAGATGTTGAGCGGCGATGTGCTGATCGGCGGGGAGGAATCCGGTGGGGTGGGGCTGGGCATGCACCTGCCGGAGCGGGATGCCCTGTTCGTGGCCCTGCTGGTGGTGGAAGCGGTGGTGGAAGGGGGGCTGCCGCTGGGAGAGCGGCTCGATCAGCTGCGCGAGGCCCACGGCGGCGCCGGCACCTATGACCGCCTCGACCTGCGGCTGCGGGACATGGCCACCCGCCAGCGGCTGGAACACCAGCTGGCCGATGCCGCCCCCACGGAGGTGGCCGGAGCGCCTGTGCTGGAGGTGATCCGCACCGATGGCGTCAAGCTGCGGCTCGGCGCCAGCCACTGGCTGATGCTGCGCTTCTCCGGCACCGAACCGCTGCTGCGTCTCTACTGCGAAGGCCCCAGCCCCGAGCGGGTGGCCGCGGTGCTCGCCTGGGCGCGCCAGTACGCGGAGGCGGCATGA
- a CDS encoding GAP family protein, with protein MGLLLVLVAIGLVDSLSMVPLALVPMTVALGSRRPVALAGSFVAGVYVVYVCFGLLLLLGAEAFTAHFGAGLARLWNQPQALELVIQILVGLLLLASPWLMQRSTTAKPQEAPATGNSPAAMAVLGGSLVLVGLPGAVPYLAAVERIVQYDPQGLAGVAYLLVYNLIFVLPLLSLIGLRFLFPQRAGRIFQSLASLSLSVLPKLTAAVVVVLGLVLVADGIGWFLGHPLLPVSS; from the coding sequence GTGGGCCTGCTTCTTGTTTTGGTGGCGATCGGCCTGGTTGACAGTCTGTCGATGGTTCCCCTGGCTCTGGTGCCGATGACGGTGGCGCTTGGTAGCCGTCGTCCCGTGGCCCTTGCGGGTTCGTTTGTGGCGGGGGTTTATGTGGTGTATGTGTGCTTTGGCCTTTTGTTGTTGTTAGGAGCAGAAGCCTTCACAGCGCACTTCGGTGCAGGTCTTGCACGTCTCTGGAATCAACCCCAGGCACTGGAGTTGGTGATTCAGATCCTGGTGGGACTGTTGCTGCTGGCCTCCCCCTGGCTCATGCAGCGATCAACCACCGCCAAACCACAGGAGGCCCCAGCAACCGGCAATTCACCGGCCGCCATGGCGGTGCTCGGGGGCAGCTTGGTGTTGGTGGGCCTTCCGGGCGCCGTGCCCTACCTCGCGGCTGTGGAGCGGATCGTGCAATATGACCCACAGGGGCTGGCGGGAGTCGCTTATCTCCTCGTTTACAACCTCATCTTTGTGCTGCCTCTGCTCAGCCTGATCGGGCTGCGTTTCCTCTTTCCCCAGCGGGCCGGCAGGATCTTTCAGTCGTTGGCCTCGCTCAGTCTGTCGGTGCTGCCGAAGCTCACAGCGGCGGTGGTGGTGGTGCTTGGCTTGGTGCTGGTGGCCGACGGCATCGGTTGGTTTCTCGGTCATCCCTTGCTGCCGGTGTCGAGCTGA
- a CDS encoding class I SAM-dependent methyltransferase: MASVDCGGFLHRYFLENSSKLMHKWIHYFDIYERHFSRFRNAAPVILEIGVFGGGSLAMWKEYFGPGAQVLGLDINPECKQHEGEGVEIFIGSQDDPAVIERILSRYPRIDIVLDDGSHRMSHMVSSFELLYERIHPRGVYMVEDTHTCYWDEYEGGIGRSGSFIEFAKGKIDEINAVHTRGALPISSFTRTTDCISIYDSVVVFEKQPQGTRQAPITEPL, translated from the coding sequence GTGGCCTCAGTTGATTGCGGCGGATTCCTGCATCGCTACTTCTTGGAAAACTCTTCCAAGCTCATGCATAAATGGATTCATTACTTTGATATCTATGAGCGACATTTCTCAAGATTCCGCAACGCCGCTCCGGTGATCCTTGAGATCGGGGTTTTTGGTGGCGGTTCTTTAGCTATGTGGAAGGAGTATTTCGGTCCCGGCGCACAGGTTCTTGGTCTTGACATCAATCCAGAATGCAAGCAGCATGAGGGCGAAGGTGTTGAGATCTTCATTGGTAGCCAGGATGATCCTGCGGTGATCGAGCGGATCCTCAGTCGCTATCCACGAATCGATATTGTCTTGGATGATGGCAGCCATCGGATGAGCCACATGGTCTCTTCGTTTGAATTGCTTTATGAACGCATTCATCCCAGAGGCGTGTACATGGTGGAAGATACGCATACTTGCTATTGGGATGAGTATGAAGGTGGAATTGGAAGATCGGGGAGCTTTATAGAGTTCGCGAAGGGAAAGATTGATGAGATCAATGCCGTGCATACGCGGGGTGCCTTGCCGATTTCCTCGTTCACCCGCACCACAGACTGCATCTCGATCTACGACAGTGTGGTCGTCTTTGAAAAGCAACCTCAAGGTACGAGGCAGGCGCCGATTACAGAGCCATTATGA
- a CDS encoding occludin/ELL family protein — translation MTTAPALADPVVCTTTVEAGASGSGPGRAAPVEVTRCGVVEATDTLFMRRAFSWRSPFAAGVNILHQATDILGIAMGGPEGNRVMGLGFPDQAIIWDGSAINNTVNAAMEELSSPIPFRTADLPSQFTGSLQGSGESMAPHQLDDGAVPPSMWSRPIRGLW, via the coding sequence ATGACCACAGCCCCTGCGTTGGCCGACCCGGTGGTCTGCACCACAACGGTGGAGGCCGGTGCCTCCGGTTCGGGCCCAGGCCGCGCGGCGCCGGTGGAGGTCACCCGCTGCGGCGTGGTGGAAGCCACCGACACCCTCTTCATGCGGCGCGCCTTCAGTTGGCGCTCACCGTTTGCGGCGGGGGTGAACATCCTTCATCAGGCCACCGATATCCTCGGCATCGCGATGGGTGGGCCGGAAGGCAACCGCGTGATGGGACTGGGCTTTCCTGATCAGGCGATCATCTGGGATGGGAGCGCCATCAACAACACCGTCAACGCGGCGATGGAAGAACTCAGCTCGCCGATTCCGTTTCGCACAGCTGACCTGCCCAGCCAGTTCACCGGCAGTCTGCAGGGTTCCGGTGAATCGATGGCACCGCATCAGCTGGATGATGGCGCAGTACCCCCGTCGATGTGGTCACGGCCGATCCGCGGCTTGTGGTGA
- a CDS encoding folate-binding protein YgfZ yields MTPHPQPDPWAWQPPRPSRLQQPAVLIRLEGADTLRFLHGQTSQDLERARSGQCLATCCISPTGRLRALAEVLVDGAGAWLLVSAGDGGAVHQALDRVLFPADQVVLGAPQPVRLFTLFEAPGPLLAPTGQWQPLGAADGAEGFLLPGGRMVLPAETPEPEALQALPALSAAEAERWRLQGGHPAAPAEINEEVNPFELGLAGRVSLSKGCYVGQETLAKLATYDGVKQQLRRWVCTPPAGGPLPLPGGSLHTPAGDRAGRITSCLELPATAQQPACWLGLALVRRQALAEACLQAEGGLELALSIPEAFVTPPVGAGGGAGKL; encoded by the coding sequence GTGACGCCCCATCCCCAGCCCGACCCATGGGCCTGGCAGCCGCCCCGCCCCAGCCGTCTGCAGCAGCCGGCGGTGCTGATCCGCCTGGAAGGGGCCGACACCCTGCGCTTCCTGCACGGCCAGACCAGCCAGGACCTGGAGCGGGCCCGGAGCGGCCAGTGCCTGGCCACCTGCTGCATCAGCCCCACCGGCCGTCTGCGCGCGCTGGCCGAGGTGCTGGTGGATGGCGCAGGCGCCTGGCTGCTGGTGAGCGCCGGTGATGGCGGCGCCGTGCATCAGGCACTCGATCGGGTGCTGTTTCCGGCCGATCAGGTGGTGCTGGGGGCGCCCCAGCCGGTCAGGTTGTTCACGCTGTTTGAGGCTCCCGGCCCCTTGCTGGCGCCCACCGGGCAATGGCAACCCCTCGGCGCGGCCGACGGCGCCGAGGGCTTTCTGCTGCCGGGCGGCCGGATGGTGCTGCCGGCCGAGACGCCGGAGCCAGAGGCGCTCCAGGCGCTGCCGGCCCTCTCTGCCGCCGAGGCCGAGCGCTGGCGGCTGCAGGGCGGCCACCCCGCCGCGCCCGCCGAGATCAACGAGGAGGTGAACCCGTTCGAGCTGGGCCTGGCAGGGCGGGTGAGCCTCTCGAAGGGCTGCTACGTGGGCCAGGAAACCCTGGCCAAGCTGGCCACCTACGACGGCGTCAAGCAGCAACTGCGCCGCTGGGTGTGCACGCCTCCCGCCGGTGGCCCGCTGCCGCTGCCGGGCGGCAGCCTGCACACCCCGGCGGGCGACCGGGCCGGGCGCATCACCTCGTGTCTGGAGCTGCCCGCCACTGCTCAGCAGCCGGCCTGCTGGCTGGGGCTGGCCCTGGTGCGGCGGCAGGCACTGGCGGAGGCGTGCCTGCAGGCCGAGGGCGGGCTGGAACTGGCGCTCTCCATCCCGGAGGCGTTCGTAACCCCGCCGGTGGGCGCCGGCGGCGGGGCGGGCAAGCTCTAA